The Dictyoglomus sp. NZ13-RE01 genomic interval AGCATATTCAATATCAAAACTTGTAGCTTCAGTATAAAATCCTCGCCACCATTCCTTTCCTGGCAAATTATATAGTCCTTTTGGAGCATTCCAATGCCATTGAAATTGTACTATCCCTCCCTCATTCCACCATCTTATTGCATTTTCCACCTCATAACTTTTAGCTCCAAATTCAACTCTTGATGGAGAATAGTCCATCATATCAAAACCACAAAGGGCAGGGAATTTACCAGTAGCATCAAATATCCAATAACAATCCATAATTCCAGCCTGCCCAGATAATACATACTTTCCAAATATACTTACAAGATATTCCATTAATTTAACAGCTTCAGGAGAAGGATTAGGAGTAACTAATTTTGGCTCTACTTTCAAAGTTGGAATTTCTCCTTTTCTTATTTCAAAATAATCCAAATAAATCCATCCCCAATTTTTTACTATACTTATAATATTTTTACCCCTTTTTAATGGAACAAATCCAGCAGACACCGTAGTAAAAGTTTTTGATGGATTAAATTTTACATTTGACTGAAAAACATTGTTTATATAAAGAGCATTTTCTTTATATCCAAATGGAGCAGAATACCCTATTATTATCTCATATATACCATCCTCTTCAATATTTACAGTGACGGTGCAAGAATCCCCATCTTTATCAAAGCCATCTACATAGCCTTTTCCTTTATAACCTGAAACCGCATTAGAGACAAAAGTCCCATTAAGAATGCCATCTTCTGCTTGATAAATATTAGAGGAGGAACCAAAGCCCACAGTGATTAAATAGGTAATTACAAGAAGTATTATTAAGTACTTCACTGTTTCAAAAACCTCCTAAATAAAAAAATCTTTTGTATCAGATTGTAGCATAGAAAAATAATATCACTTTATTAATGCTATAACAATATCATTCACATTAGTATGGGTAGGTCCTATTTTTATCAAATCATTAAGCTTCTCGAAGAAATGGTAGGAATCATTATTTAAAAGATAAGATATTGGGTCCATCCCAAAATTTTCTGCCCTTTTTACTGTATTTCCATCTGCAAAAGCTCCTGCAGAATCTGTGGGACCATCTCTTCCATCAGTAGCAAAAGATGCTAAAAGGAGCCCATCTATCCCCTGAATCTCTATAGCAAAGGAGAGTACGAGCTCTTGATTTCGTCCTCCCAAACCATTACCTCTCAAAGTAACAGTTGTTTCCCCACCCAAAATTAAGGCACAAGGTGGTGAAACAGGATTTTTGAAAAATTTTATCTCCTTAACAATCCCAGCAATAACTTTTGCAACTTCCCTTGCCTCTCCCTCTAAAAAACCTGTAAGAAGAAGAGTATTAAGTCCAAGATCTTTTGCTTTTTCCATTGCTTTTTCAAGACAAATTCTATTGGATAAGACTACCTTTGTGAAGTGTCTTTCACTAATAAATTTGGGTGTTTCAGGAATTTCCCCTAGAATTCCTTTATTTATAAGTTCTCTTACCTTTTCTGGAACTTTTTCCCATAAATCATATTTTTTTAAGATGGTAAAAACATCTTTATAAGTAGTAGAATCAGGAACTGTAGGACCAGAAGCAATGCTATCTAATTGATTCCCAAGAACATCAGAAACAACCAAGGTTATTATTGTTCCCTTACACTTTTCTGCAAGCTGACCCCCTTTAATTTTGCTTAAATGCTTCCTCACTGCATTTATTTCCTGAATCCTTGCAGAACAGGACAAAAGAAGTTTTGTTATTTCTATTTTGTCTTGCAGGGTAATCCCTTCCCTTGGAAGAGAAAGAAGAGCAGATCCTCCTCCTGAAAGTAGAAAAATTAATATATCATTTTCCTTTAAACTTTCTACAAAATTAAGGACAACTTGTGCTGATCTTTCACTATTTTCATCAGGTATGGGATGAGAAGAATGTAGTATCTCTATATTTCCCTCAAGCTTACCTTCATATCCATAAGGAACTACTAAATATCCCTTTTTTATCAAATCACCTAAGACTTCCAATGCTCCTTCTGTCATGGGAAAAGAAGCCTTTCCCACAGAAAGGAGGTATATATCTCCTTTTATCTCAAACTCTCTATCTTCTATTTTTACTTTTCTTTCATCTTTATCATAAAAAAGATAATTTTTTACTGCTAACTTAGGGTTAGCAGATTCCAGTGATGATTTAATTATCTCCCAAAGTATCTCTCTCATATTTTTTCAAATACTTTTCTTTTATTTTAGCATATATTTTCAGATATTGACCCTCCAAAAAATTTGTAATAAAATTATACAAAAAGAAAATGAAAAATAAAAACAAATAAATAAAAATGAAAATTAAATCTTGCAAATTGGGGGTGATAGAAAAGTATAAACCCAACATGCTTTCTACATGTTTCGAAAACAATTTTTAGGAGGTGTTTTTCATGAAAAAATTGTTAGTAATTCTTCTCTTAGTAGCACTATTAACCTTAAGTATGGAATCCTTTGCAGCTAAAAAAGGTTTTGTTATAGGTTTAGTATGTAAAACTGCAGGGAATCCATTCTTCGATGCTGTAAATAAAGGAGCTCAAGAGGCAGCTAAAGAATTGGGAGACACAGTAATTTACCAATCTCCAGCTGCATCAAGTGTACAAGGACAAATAGATATTATCAACTCTATGATTGCTCAAAAAGTTAATGCAATTTGCGTATCCGCCAATGATCCTGATGCATTAGTACCTGTATGTAGAAAAGCACAAATAAGGGGAATTCCTGTGGTTACTTTTGATTCTGCTGTAAAACCTGCAGGAAGAAAATTATTTGTCAATCAAGCGGATATGGAACAGATAGGTAGAATTCAAGTTCAACTATTAGCCAAAATGATAAATTATGAAGGAGAAATTGCCATATTAAGTGCAGCAGCAACTATGGCCAACCAAAATACCTGGATACAATGGATGAAAGAAGAATTAAAAGATCCAAAATATAGTAAAATGAAATTAGTCGCAATAGTTTATGGAGATGATTTAAGAGAAAAAAGTTATAACGAAGCCATGGGATTATTTAAGTCGTATCCAAATTTGAAAGGAATTATTGCTCCAACCACTGTAGGTATAGCAGCTGCAGCAAGAGCCATTGAAGATGCGGGACTTTCTGGCAAGGTCCAATTAACAGGTCTTGGACTTCCCAGTGAAATGGCAGAATACATTAAAAGAGGTACATGTAAAGCAATGGCTCTTTGGAATCCTATTGATTTAGGATACGCAACAATTTATGCTACTCATAGACTCCTGGCAAGAGAAATTAAAGGAAACGTCGGAGAGAAAGTAAATCTTGGTAGATTAGGTGATAGAACTATAGTCGATGAAGGAAATGGTGGGAAAATGATTATTCTTGGACCTCCATTTGTATTTGATGCATCTAATATTGATTACTGGTCAAAAGTATACTAAATCCAACATAAAAGGGGAGGAAATATCCTCCCCTTTTTTATTTTAAGGGGGTAGAAGATGGATAAATATATCTTAGAACTTCAACATATTTCAAAAAGTTTCACAGGAACAAAAGCTGTCTTAGATAGTGTAGACTTTAATTTAATTAAAGGAGAAATCCATGCTCTTGTTGGAGAAAATGGAGCTGGTAAGTCAACCTTAATTAAAATAATAAGTGGAATATTACAACCTGATACTGGCAGGATAATATTGGAGGGTAAAGAGGTTAAATTTAGAAATGCCTTAGAAGCTCAATTACATGGAATTGCAGCTGTTTACCAAGAACCAGCAGTATTTCCCAATTTAAGTATTGCGGAGAATTTATTTGCCGGACATTACAAAACCTTAACATTTTCTAAAAGCATAAATTGGAAAGAAATGTATAATTCAGCTCAAAGTTTACTTAATTCGTTAGGTTTAGAGGTAGACCCTAAAACTCTGGTAAAAAACCTAAGCATTGCGGAGAGACAAATTGTTGAAATAGCGAGAGTTCTTTCCATAAATCCTAAAGTTTTAATCTTGGATGAACCAACATCCGCTTTAACATTAGAAGAAACAAAAAGATTATTTAATATTCTCAAAAAGTTAAAAAATGAAGGAACTTCTATAATATTCATATCTCACCGTTTAGAAGAAGTTTTTGAAATTGCGGACAGAGTTACTGTTTTAAGAGATGGGAAATATATAGGAACAAGAGATGTAAGCAAAACAAATATGGATGAGCTTATACAAATGATGGTAGGAAGAACTTTGAAAGATATGTATCCAAAAGAAATAATTAAAAAAGGAGAGGTACTATTAAGAGTTGAAGGGCTAAGTAGAGAAGGAGAATTCTATGATGTATCTTTTGAGCTTCATAAAGGAGAGGTCCTTGGTATAGCTGGTTTGATTGGAGCTGGAAGAACAGAGCTTGCTCAAACAATTTTTGGGATTAGGAAAAAGGACAAAGGTAAAATATATTTAGATGGTAAAGAAGTAGAAATTAATAATCCTCAATCTGCTATTAAACATGGTATTGTTTATGTTCCAGAGGATAGACATCAATATGGATTGATACTCCCAATGGATATTGCCTGTAACATTACTTTACCAATATTGCGAGATTTAGTAAGTAAGGGCTTTATAGATAGAAAAAAAGAAGAGGAATTAGCTAAAAGGTATTATGAACTTTTGGATATAAGAGCTCAAGGCTTATGGCAAAAAGTAATGAATCTTTCTGGAGGTAATCAGCAAAAAGTTGTACTTGCAAAGTGGCTTTCCACATCTCCTAAGATTCTATTATTAGACGAACCAACAAGAGGAATTGATGTTGGAGCTAAAGTTGCCATATATCAATTTATCAATAGATTGGCTCGGGAAGGATATGGAATCATTCTGATATCATCAGAACTTTCTGAAGTTTTAGGCATGAGTGATACTATTTTAGTAATGCATGAGGGAAGAATAGTTGGGAAATTTAATAGAGAAGAAGCAACTCAGGAGAAAATCTTATCTTTAGCTCTTGGTAGGGGAGTTTTTATAAATAACTAAGATAAGAAAGGATGGCGAAAAATGGCTAAAAGTTCAGTATTAAACAAAAGTAAAAATGTTTACAGAGATATTGAGAAGATAAGAGAATGGGGAATATTAATACCTATAATACTTTTTGCCTTCATAGTAGCTTTAAGAAACCCATATTTCTTAACTGCTGAGAACATCCAATATATTTTCTTAGATGCCTCCATTTTAACTATAGTAGCAATTGGAGAAATGATGGTCATTCTTACTGGAGGGATTGATCTATCAGTAGGCTCCACTTTAGCCTTAATCGGCATGATTATTGCAATGTTTTACAAAAATAACTTTAATTTTCCTGCTATCTTAGCCCCCTTCATGGGAATAGGACTTGGTATTATTTGTGGTGCCATTAATGGGCTATTAGTGAGTAAAGGGAAATTTTTACCTATCATTGCTACTCTATCAACTATGTATATTTATAGAGGCTTAGTTTACATTATAAGTGGAGGTAAATGGGTAAATGCCCATGAAATGCCAGAAGGATTTAAATTATTAACCCGAACCAACATATTAGGTATTCCAAGTTTAATCATTTTTGCAGGTATAATATTTATAATATTTTATTACTTTTTAAATCATAGGACCACTGGAAGGGAAATATACGCTGTAGGAGATAATCCTAACTCTGCTATTTTTGTTGGTATCAATAAAGACAAAATTCTATTTTTGGTCTATGTTATTTCAGGAGCAATGGCTGGTTTAGGAGGAGTTTTGTATACTTCAAGATTTGCCTCAGCAGAAAGTAGTGCTGCTATGGGCTTTGAGCTTTCCGCAATTTCTGCAGTAGTCATTGGTGGAGTTAAAACAACTGGTGGATCAGGAAGAATAACAGGGGTTCTATTAGGAGCCTTCTTACTCACAATGATAATAAATGGGCTTAATGTTATGAAAATATCTCCTTTTTATAAACTCGCATTTCAGGGTGTCATGTTTTTAACTGCAGTTATAATTGATTCTCTTATTGCAGAAAGAACTCAAAAGGAGTATAGGAGGAAAAAAAGATGAAAATAAAATTTTCTTGGGAGATCCTACTTATAATATTAATACTCATTGTTTTTATAACAAGTAGCCTTGTATCACCTTACTTTTTAGATGTAGTAAATCTTTTAGATACAACCACTAATTTTATGGAAAAAGGG includes:
- a CDS encoding beta-mannanase, which translates into the protein MKYLIILLVITYLITVGFGSSSNIYQAEDGILNGTFVSNAVSGYKGKGYVDGFDKDGDSCTVTVNIEEDGIYEIIIGYSAPFGYKENALYINNVFQSNVKFNPSKTFTTVSAGFVPLKRGKNIISIVKNWGWIYLDYFEIRKGEIPTLKVEPKLVTPNPSPEAVKLMEYLVSIFGKYVLSGQAGIMDCYWIFDATGKFPALCGFDMMDYSPSRVEFGAKSYEVENAIRWWNEGGIVQFQWHWNAPKGLYNLPGKEWWRGFYTEATSFDIEYA
- a CDS encoding glycerate kinase, with the translated sequence MREILWEIIKSSLESANPKLAVKNYLFYDKDERKVKIEDREFEIKGDIYLLSVGKASFPMTEGALEVLGDLIKKGYLVVPYGYEGKLEGNIEILHSSHPIPDENSERSAQVVLNFVESLKENDILIFLLSGGGSALLSLPREGITLQDKIEITKLLLSCSARIQEINAVRKHLSKIKGGQLAEKCKGTIITLVVSDVLGNQLDSIASGPTVPDSTTYKDVFTILKKYDLWEKVPEKVRELINKGILGEIPETPKFISERHFTKVVLSNRICLEKAMEKAKDLGLNTLLLTGFLEGEAREVAKVIAGIVKEIKFFKNPVSPPCALILGGETTVTLRGNGLGGRNQELVLSFAIEIQGIDGLLLASFATDGRDGPTDSAGAFADGNTVKRAENFGMDPISYLLNNDSYHFFEKLNDLIKIGPTHTNVNDIVIALIK
- a CDS encoding D-xylose ABC transporter ATP-binding protein (with RbsBCD acts to import ribose into the cell; RbsA contains 2 ATP-binding domain) — its product is MDKYILELQHISKSFTGTKAVLDSVDFNLIKGEIHALVGENGAGKSTLIKIISGILQPDTGRIILEGKEVKFRNALEAQLHGIAAVYQEPAVFPNLSIAENLFAGHYKTLTFSKSINWKEMYNSAQSLLNSLGLEVDPKTLVKNLSIAERQIVEIARVLSINPKVLILDEPTSALTLEETKRLFNILKKLKNEGTSIIFISHRLEEVFEIADRVTVLRDGKYIGTRDVSKTNMDELIQMMVGRTLKDMYPKEIIKKGEVLLRVEGLSREGEFYDVSFELHKGEVLGIAGLIGAGRTELAQTIFGIRKKDKGKIYLDGKEVEINNPQSAIKHGIVYVPEDRHQYGLILPMDIACNITLPILRDLVSKGFIDRKKEEELAKRYYELLDIRAQGLWQKVMNLSGGNQQKVVLAKWLSTSPKILLLDEPTRGIDVGAKVAIYQFINRLAREGYGIILISSELSEVLGMSDTILVMHEGRIVGKFNREEATQEKILSLALGRGVFINN
- the rhaS gene encoding rhamnose ABC transporter substrate-binding protein, producing MKKLLVILLLVALLTLSMESFAAKKGFVIGLVCKTAGNPFFDAVNKGAQEAAKELGDTVIYQSPAASSVQGQIDIINSMIAQKVNAICVSANDPDALVPVCRKAQIRGIPVVTFDSAVKPAGRKLFVNQADMEQIGRIQVQLLAKMINYEGEIAILSAAATMANQNTWIQWMKEELKDPKYSKMKLVAIVYGDDLREKSYNEAMGLFKSYPNLKGIIAPTTVGIAAAARAIEDAGLSGKVQLTGLGLPSEMAEYIKRGTCKAMALWNPIDLGYATIYATHRLLAREIKGNVGEKVNLGRLGDRTIVDEGNGGKMIILGPPFVFDASNIDYWSKVY
- a CDS encoding branched-chain amino acid ABC transporter permease — its product is MAKSSVLNKSKNVYRDIEKIREWGILIPIILFAFIVALRNPYFLTAENIQYIFLDASILTIVAIGEMMVILTGGIDLSVGSTLALIGMIIAMFYKNNFNFPAILAPFMGIGLGIICGAINGLLVSKGKFLPIIATLSTMYIYRGLVYIISGGKWVNAHEMPEGFKLLTRTNILGIPSLIIFAGIIFIIFYYFLNHRTTGREIYAVGDNPNSAIFVGINKDKILFLVYVISGAMAGLGGVLYTSRFASAESSAAMGFELSAISAVVIGGVKTTGGSGRITGVLLGAFLLTMIINGLNVMKISPFYKLAFQGVMFLTAVIIDSLIAERTQKEYRRKKR